The DNA region CGAGCTGACCTCGAACGACGGCATCGACGCCGTCTCCTTCACCGGTAGCTCCGAGGTCGGCCACCACGTCTACGACGCCGCGACGGACAACATGGCCCGCGCGCAGGCCGAGATGGGCGGCAAGAACCCCGCCATCATCACCGACAGCGCGGACGTCGACGAGGCCGTCGACATCGTCGGCGCCGGCGCGTTCGGCGTGACCGGCCAGGCCTGTACCGCCTGTTCCCGCGCCATCGTCCACACGGACGTCTACGACGAGTTCGTCGAGGGCATCGTCGAGTACGCCGAGTCCATCGACATCGGCCCCGGCCTGGAGGACCCCGGCATGGGCCCGCACGTCACCCAGAGCGAGCTGGAGTCGACGCTCGAATACGTCGACGTGGCCGCCAACGAGGGCGCGACCCACGAGACCGGCGGCGAGCGTCTCGAAGGCGACGAGTACGACGACGGGTACTACGTGAGCCCCGCCGTCTTCACCGACGTCGAGCGCGACATGCGCATCTTTCAGGAGGAGGTCTTCGGTCCGGTCCTCGCCGTCACCGAGGTCGAGGACTTCGACGAGGCCATCGAGGCCGCCAACGACAGCCAGTTCGGCCTCTCCTCGTCGGTCGTCACCACCGACCTGAACGAGGCGCACGAGTTCATCGAGCGCACCGAAGCCGGCGTCGCGAAGGTCAACGAGAAGACGACCGGCCTCGAACTCCACGTGCCCTTCGGCGGCAAGAAGGACTCCTCGACCAACACCTACCGCGAGCAGGGCGACGCCGGTCTCGACTTCTTCACCGAGATCAAGACGGTCTACCTCAACACGTAGACCCGCCGTCGGCCCCGTCGCCGGATTCTGAATTATCTGTCCGGCATCGCCGGACGATTTCTCTTTCGGTTGTGACGGCTCGACCACGCTCCGTCTCCAACCGCCGAATTCGTCCCGTAGCGCTGCATGTCCCAGGAACCCGTTCTGTTGCTGTGAACGATAACTGGACAGTCCAGTGACCTAACACGCCCGTCAGGGAGCGAGTATATCGGTCGTCATCGCACAGAACGCATCATTCTGCGTCGGGACTGCTGTCTCCGTAGAAGTAACCGACGTTCATTCAATTAGAACGCAAGTTCGAATTCCGTGGCGGGTCGTGGGTCCGACTAGCAGGCATGACAGTACTACGTGTGTAATCCGGATCGGCCCGGACAACTCGGTCCCGGATCGCCGAGGGTTCGCGCGAACGGACGGGGATCAGACTGGATCCCTCGATCTCGGGCCGCCTCACTCTGTACGTCCCGCGATCGCGGTCCTGACGAGTAAAGGAACGATCTGCGACCGGTGCGATTTTGATATAGCGAGATATAGTTTATCCGTGCGCCACCGAACACGGCTTCTGGCACCGAACACACATTACAGAGACGGGGAGGACCTCGCTCGCTCAGAGGAGTCGGTAGATGTGGTCGGCGTACACCTCGCGGACGCGGTCGCCCCAGTCGTGGGTGTAGGTGTCGATGATGTCCTGTGCCACGTCGCCCCGGAGG from Halosimplex halophilum includes:
- the xacF gene encoding 2,5-dioxovalerate dehydrogenase translates to MTDTTNLYIDGEWVPAESGDTFAVENPADTTETVAEYAKGSTEDAQKAIDAANEAQADWEATPAPDRGTILRETAKLLEERKEDLTEQLSHEEGKTLSEASPEVQRAIDIFYYYAEKAADNAGKRKGPSGGRTSVYTKREPLGVAGLVTPWNYPIAIPAWKIAPALATGNTVVIKPASAAPGPAASIVQALEDAGIPDGVINFVPGSGSDVGAELTSNDGIDAVSFTGSSEVGHHVYDAATDNMARAQAEMGGKNPAIITDSADVDEAVDIVGAGAFGVTGQACTACSRAIVHTDVYDEFVEGIVEYAESIDIGPGLEDPGMGPHVTQSELESTLEYVDVAANEGATHETGGERLEGDEYDDGYYVSPAVFTDVERDMRIFQEEVFGPVLAVTEVEDFDEAIEAANDSQFGLSSSVVTTDLNEAHEFIERTEAGVAKVNEKTTGLELHVPFGGKKDSSTNTYREQGDAGLDFFTEIKTVYLNT